Proteins encoded in a region of the Hippopotamus amphibius kiboko isolate mHipAmp2 chromosome 11, mHipAmp2.hap2, whole genome shotgun sequence genome:
- the PGC gene encoding gastricsin: protein MKWMVVALVCLQILEATVIKIPLKKLKSIRETMKEKGILEDFLRTHKYDPVQKYRFSDCSVASEPMDYMDAAYFGEISIGTPPQNFLVLFDTGSSNLWVPSVYCQSQSCTSHTRFNPSLSSTYSTNGQTFSLQYGSGSLTGFFGYDTLTVQGIEVPNQEFGLSENEPGTNFLYAKFDGIMGMAYPALSMGGATTAMQGLLQEGALTSPVFSFYLGSQQGSQDGGAVIFGGVDSSLYTGQIYWAPVTQALYWQIGMEEFLIGDHATGWCSQGCQAIVDTGTSLLTVPQKFLSSLLQATGAKEDQYGQFLVDCNNIQSLPTLTFIISGVQFPLPPDSYILNNDDGYCIVGVEDTYLPSQNGQPLWILGDVFLRSYYSVYDLGNNRVGFATAA from the exons ATGAAGTGGATGGTGGTGGCCTTGGTCTGCCTCCAGATTTTGGAGGCGACAGTGATCAA AATCCCTCTGAAGAAATTAAAGTCCATCCGTGAGACCATGAAGGAGAAGGGCATACTGGAGGACTTCCTGAGGACCCACAAGTATGACCCTGTCCAGAAGTACCGCTTTAGTGACTGCAGCGTGGCCTCCGAGCCCATGGACTACATGGAC gctGCCTACTTTGGTGAGATCAGCATCGGGACCCCACCACAGAACTTCCTGGTCCTCTTTGACACGGGCTCCTCCAACCTGTGGGTGCCCTCTGTCTACTGCCAGAGCCAGTCCTGCA CCAGCCACACCCGCTTCAACCCCAGCCTGTCCTCCACCTACTCCACCAATGGGCAGACCTTCTCCCTGCAGTATGGCAGCGGCAGCCTCACCGGCTTCTTTGGCTACGACACTCTGACG GTCCAGGGCATCGAGGTCCCCAACCAGGAGTTCGGCCTGAGTGAGAACGAGCCAGGTACCAATTTCCTCTATGCGAAGTTCGATGGCATCATGGGCATGGCCTACCCTGCCCTGTCCATGGGAGGGGCCACCACCGCCATGCAGGGCTTGCTGCAGGAGGGCGCCCTCACCAGCCCGGTCTTCAGCTTCTACCTTGGCAG CCAGCAGGGCTCTCAGGACGGGGGAGCCGTCATCTTTGGGGGTGTGGACAGCAGCCTGTACACGGGGCAGATCTACTGGGCCCCCGTCACCCAGGCGCTGTACTGGCAGATCGGCATGGAGGA GTTCCTCATTGGTGACCATGCCACAGGCTGGTGCTCCCAGGGCTGCCAGGCCATCGTGGACACCGGCACCTCTCTGCTCACTGTGCCCCAGAAGTTCCTGAGCTCCCTCCTGCAGGCCACAGGGGCCAAGGAGGACCAGTACGGACAG TTTCTCGTGGACTGTAACAACATCCAGAGCCTACCTACCCTCACCTTCATCATCAGTGGTGTGCAGTTCCCGCTGCCACCTGACTCCTACATCCTCAAT AATGACGACGGCTACTGCATCGTGGGGGTTGAGGACACCTACTTGCCCTCCCAGAACGGCCAGCCTCTGTGGATCCTCGGGGACGTCTTCCTTAGGTCCTACTATTCCGTCTATGACTTGGGCAACAACAGGGTGGGCTTTGCCACTGCCGCCTAG